The Stratiformator vulcanicus genome has a segment encoding these proteins:
- a CDS encoding efflux RND transporter periplasmic adaptor subunit, with translation MAKQIEKHGPVDTQRLRELEQIVSSSLEPNELLREFLSRLLEAVDGRSATAWQLIGRQIRLAIETKSSAEVVSAAPALRQKMTAMAIRERTPQLYFPGDGEEAQSFAQSAATSGDDSLFQPTIVVPLRVDDEMIGSIEVAFSDDTPRDVIAARLEAAEWAANLLCGHLGSKVPLQSSETSDSNSLPQETYAFRLQRQFDTNGVCRAIANEAALLLSADRVAVILKRGRRAKVEAVTGQETVHRRSEVVRALATLGKEVMRFDGIVEHDGFHFEHAPSIEKPLAKVVQVSGTRALLAVPLHEPERPKAGDDKAIESPQRRPPRVIGCLIIEWLRDVEPPADRRTKADQIIPLTEVTVTNVRAADRIPLRPVQRMCGKAIEAIKTRYRVQAMAVAVLLVVGTAACCFVPAPYRVTVDGELMPEVRRRVFAAIDGDVTDVHISGGDHVKQGQLLATLRNEELEAELIGIRSEIGEKEQHRRALTSRYEIAFRGGQREEAIDLQGQIAGLRAELTGLKRKADVLSQRYERLKIYSPLTGTVATFRVKENLIGRPVTRGEVLMEVMDETGPWRIELEVDEHRLGHVKRSIQNREEALPIEYLILTTPEQTYPASLERLSNRTVPSDEGMSKVDAHASLGERQPPLRIGADVRARIDCGDRSLGYVIFGDVIEFVRRYLWF, from the coding sequence ATGGCGAAACAAATCGAAAAACACGGGCCGGTCGACACGCAGCGTCTGCGGGAACTGGAGCAGATTGTCAGCTCGTCGCTCGAGCCGAACGAATTGCTGCGAGAGTTCCTGAGTCGTCTTCTCGAAGCGGTCGACGGTCGGTCGGCGACGGCCTGGCAGTTGATCGGGCGGCAAATCAGGCTCGCGATCGAAACGAAGTCGTCGGCCGAGGTCGTTTCGGCTGCCCCCGCGTTGCGACAGAAGATGACGGCGATGGCGATTCGCGAACGAACGCCGCAACTCTATTTTCCGGGCGACGGCGAGGAGGCACAATCGTTCGCTCAATCGGCGGCAACTTCGGGCGACGACAGTCTTTTTCAGCCCACGATCGTCGTACCGCTTCGCGTTGATGACGAGATGATCGGCTCGATCGAAGTCGCCTTCTCGGACGACACGCCGCGTGACGTCATTGCGGCGCGGCTCGAAGCCGCGGAGTGGGCGGCGAATCTGCTCTGCGGCCATCTCGGTTCGAAAGTGCCGCTGCAATCGTCCGAGACATCCGATTCGAACTCGCTGCCACAGGAGACCTACGCGTTTCGGCTGCAGCGGCAGTTCGATACGAACGGCGTGTGCCGAGCTATCGCGAATGAGGCCGCGTTGCTATTGAGTGCCGATCGTGTCGCCGTCATTTTGAAACGCGGCAGGCGCGCGAAGGTGGAGGCCGTGACCGGACAGGAAACGGTTCATCGTCGGTCCGAAGTCGTCCGCGCGTTGGCCACGCTCGGCAAAGAGGTCATGCGGTTTGACGGAATCGTCGAACATGACGGTTTTCACTTCGAACACGCGCCGTCGATCGAGAAGCCGCTCGCGAAAGTCGTGCAGGTCAGCGGGACACGTGCGCTCTTGGCCGTCCCGCTTCATGAGCCGGAGCGACCGAAAGCGGGCGATGACAAGGCGATTGAAAGTCCGCAACGGCGTCCGCCCCGTGTGATCGGTTGCCTGATCATCGAGTGGTTGCGTGACGTCGAACCACCCGCCGACCGTCGGACGAAGGCGGATCAGATTATTCCCCTGACTGAGGTGACGGTCACCAACGTTCGCGCTGCCGACCGGATTCCGCTCCGCCCGGTACAGCGGATGTGCGGCAAGGCGATCGAAGCAATCAAGACGCGATATCGTGTTCAGGCGATGGCCGTCGCGGTTCTGCTGGTCGTCGGGACGGCGGCCTGCTGTTTCGTCCCCGCGCCCTATCGGGTCACCGTCGACGGCGAATTAATGCCCGAGGTCCGCCGGCGTGTCTTCGCCGCGATCGACGGCGACGTCACCGACGTACATATTTCGGGCGGCGATCATGTGAAGCAGGGGCAGTTGCTGGCGACGCTCCGCAATGAGGAGTTAGAAGCCGAGTTGATCGGTATTCGAAGTGAAATCGGAGAGAAGGAGCAGCACCGCCGGGCATTGACCTCACGCTACGAAATCGCTTTTCGTGGAGGACAACGCGAGGAAGCGATTGATTTGCAGGGACAGATTGCCGGGCTGCGGGCGGAGTTGACGGGGCTGAAGCGAAAGGCGGATGTCCTTTCTCAGCGTTACGAACGATTGAAGATTTATTCCCCGCTGACCGGGACGGTGGCGACCTTTCGGGTGAAGGAAAATCTGATCGGCCGCCCCGTCACCCGCGGAGAAGTGCTGATGGAGGTGATGGACGAGACCGGGCCGTGGCGGATCGAACTGGAAGTTGATGAGCATCGCCTCGGCCACGTGAAGCGTTCGATCCAAAATCGCGAAGAGGCGTTGCCGATCGAGTACCTGATTTTGACGACGCCCGAGCAGACTTACCCGGCGTCCCTCGAACGACTTAGCAATCGCACCGTTCCGAGTGACGAGGGAATGTCGAAAGTCGACGCGCACGCATCGCTCGGAGAGCGGCAACCGCCGCTGCGAATCGGAGCCGACGTCAGGGCACGCATCGACTGCGGCGACCGCTCCTTGGGGTATGTGATCTTCGGCGACGTGATCGAATTCGTTCGTCGCTACCTTTGGTTCTGA
- a CDS encoding efflux RND transporter periplasmic adaptor subunit — MIFAEDLSSDIPTEAATVKTILCVFALVQFAVVASASEPITIPECSVRPDERAVLASGQPGVIAEVKVSEGDRVDVRELLVRLFDDEAKAALAAAAKQADNDVSYRYAVKAAELSQVEYEKVLEGNRRTPGTFPDIEVRRLKLDAERARLEIEQAQHEQAMAKLSEDEAAARLKLMHVRAPFGGFVTHVMKSEGEAVQDGSPILELISTRKVKVEGAVDVHLLPRINPGQRVEVRVEDPLLAEILRHPVLEGEIVFVDTQVQPVDPKVRVWARVDNPDNRIPAGVLAVMTILNEEPASTEDGS, encoded by the coding sequence ATGATTTTCGCCGAAGACTTGTCGTCTGATATTCCTACTGAGGCAGCGACCGTGAAAACAATTTTGTGCGTCTTCGCTCTCGTTCAATTCGCGGTCGTCGCGAGCGCGAGCGAGCCGATCACGATTCCGGAGTGCAGCGTGCGGCCGGATGAACGCGCAGTCCTCGCATCCGGCCAACCGGGTGTGATTGCCGAGGTGAAGGTGAGCGAAGGCGATCGCGTCGACGTTCGCGAATTACTCGTCCGCTTATTTGACGACGAGGCAAAGGCGGCATTGGCGGCCGCGGCGAAACAAGCGGATAACGACGTCTCTTATCGCTATGCGGTCAAGGCGGCGGAGCTTTCTCAGGTCGAGTACGAAAAGGTGCTCGAGGGGAACCGCCGGACGCCCGGAACGTTCCCCGACATTGAAGTGCGTCGCTTGAAATTGGATGCCGAACGAGCCCGGCTCGAAATTGAGCAGGCCCAGCACGAGCAAGCGATGGCGAAGCTGAGCGAGGACGAAGCCGCAGCACGGCTCAAGTTGATGCATGTGAGGGCACCGTTTGGCGGGTTTGTCACCCACGTGATGAAATCCGAAGGCGAAGCCGTGCAGGATGGTTCGCCGATTCTCGAACTGATCTCGACTCGCAAAGTGAAGGTTGAGGGAGCTGTCGACGTCCACCTGTTGCCCCGGATCAATCCGGGGCAGCGCGTCGAGGTTCGGGTTGAGGACCCGCTGCTCGCCGAGATTCTGAGGCATCCTGTGCTCGAGGGCGAAATCGTCTTCGTCGACACGCAGGTCCAGCCGGTCGACCCGAAAGTGCGGGTGTGGGCCCGGGTCGACAATCCCGACAACCGCATTCCGGCCGGAGTGTTGGCCGTTATGACGATTCTTAATGAGGAACCGGCCAGCACGGAGGACGGTTCGTGA
- a CDS encoding biotin/lipoyl-binding protein, whose amino-acid sequence MSQLRGGPTLLPPNSGESSSEAFPLRCRTDLQYREVVGYADSFVVVKDPVGLKYFRLRPDQVTLLRSLDGRSTLEDVRRNVMLAHPNVYLTPKEVQQAVADLHEKGLLRSDRSGLAPAQRRKSDEQKRQKLFGSLLSVLFLRLPGWYPDRMLRSLLPFCGWLFHPVVVTLCVLFVVGSWGFALVNFDDVRRQLPTFGQFFGPRNLLYLWATIAITKFLHEMGHGLTCRRFGAECHEMGVMLLIFSPTLYCDVSDSWMLPSRAKRMMIAAAGMYVELILSGIGLLVWWSTDSGTLHFLALNLFLTTAVSTVIFNANPLMRLDGYYILSDFLGIPNLGSRANERLRKSTLWLCLGIENREPTHEDENGKGWLLTYAVLALAYRFVLAFGILIMLRQWLLPQRLDDLVTLLMCFVVFSFLAKPIMQGWKMWKNRGLTEMKWSRLIGSAVVLTGLGLAAVFVPIPWYAEAPIVAEPYDVRHVRTVVGGRLLAVHARPGDSVEQGAVIAELENTELQDRLDQVEADIAVQKAQIRVAQYTGDVVEKALSRDHFAALTEQQTQLKAMIALLTIRAPVSGTVIAGPVRKEPTPAAQQEGQPVTWSGRPTDRNNAGAFLESATHLVSIAPSDGTQVLLHFDQAELEDVHLGEEVTLRFESIPDRLYNGRVESVGAEGQVYIEPALATKYGGVLATEVDEQGRERLAEPVYVGRVRLDDADASIVPGTRGQALFTRSQRPVARWAWRAFRRVFSMI is encoded by the coding sequence GTGAGCCAATTGCGCGGCGGCCCGACCTTATTGCCTCCGAACTCCGGTGAGTCGAGTTCGGAGGCGTTTCCGCTGCGCTGTCGGACCGATCTGCAATACCGCGAAGTGGTCGGATATGCCGATTCCTTTGTCGTAGTGAAAGACCCGGTGGGCCTGAAGTACTTTCGCCTGCGTCCCGATCAGGTCACGCTGCTCCGATCGCTCGACGGTCGCTCTACGCTCGAAGATGTTCGCCGCAACGTGATGCTTGCGCATCCGAATGTCTATTTGACGCCTAAGGAGGTCCAACAGGCCGTTGCCGATTTGCACGAGAAGGGATTGCTTCGCAGCGACCGTTCCGGGCTGGCCCCCGCGCAACGCCGCAAATCAGATGAGCAAAAGCGACAGAAGCTGTTCGGATCGCTGTTGAGCGTTCTGTTTTTGCGTCTGCCGGGATGGTATCCGGACCGTATGCTTCGAAGCCTGCTTCCATTTTGCGGATGGTTGTTTCATCCGGTCGTGGTGACGTTGTGCGTGCTGTTTGTCGTGGGGTCGTGGGGCTTTGCTCTGGTGAACTTCGACGACGTCCGGCGCCAACTGCCGACGTTCGGTCAATTTTTCGGGCCCCGGAATCTGCTCTACCTTTGGGCGACGATCGCCATCACGAAATTTCTGCACGAGATGGGGCACGGGCTGACGTGCCGACGTTTCGGAGCCGAGTGTCATGAGATGGGCGTGATGCTCTTAATTTTCAGCCCGACGCTTTACTGCGATGTCAGCGATTCGTGGATGCTGCCCAGCCGGGCGAAGCGCATGATGATTGCCGCGGCGGGAATGTATGTGGAATTAATCCTCAGCGGCATTGGCCTTCTCGTATGGTGGTCGACCGACAGCGGGACGTTGCATTTCCTAGCGCTAAATCTGTTTCTGACGACCGCCGTTTCGACAGTGATCTTCAACGCCAATCCGCTCATGCGGCTCGACGGCTACTACATCCTCAGCGACTTTCTCGGAATTCCGAACTTAGGATCGCGGGCCAATGAGCGGTTGCGGAAATCGACCCTGTGGTTGTGCCTCGGGATCGAGAATCGCGAGCCGACCCATGAAGACGAGAACGGTAAAGGCTGGTTGCTCACATATGCCGTGCTCGCGCTGGCGTATCGGTTTGTGCTGGCCTTCGGGATTTTGATCATGCTGCGGCAGTGGTTGTTACCGCAGCGTCTCGATGACTTGGTCACGCTACTGATGTGTTTTGTGGTGTTTTCGTTTCTCGCCAAGCCGATTATGCAGGGGTGGAAAATGTGGAAGAATCGAGGCCTGACGGAAATGAAGTGGTCTCGGCTGATCGGTTCGGCGGTCGTGCTGACGGGGCTCGGACTGGCGGCCGTGTTCGTGCCGATTCCCTGGTACGCCGAAGCCCCGATCGTGGCCGAACCTTACGACGTGCGGCACGTGAGAACCGTCGTCGGTGGTCGGCTGCTCGCCGTTCATGCCAGACCCGGAGATTCGGTCGAGCAGGGAGCGGTGATCGCCGAGTTGGAGAACACGGAGTTGCAGGATCGGCTCGACCAAGTTGAAGCCGACATTGCGGTGCAAAAAGCGCAGATACGAGTCGCCCAATACACCGGCGACGTCGTCGAAAAGGCACTCTCGCGAGACCATTTTGCCGCCCTGACTGAGCAGCAAACGCAACTGAAAGCGATGATCGCTCTGCTGACGATCAGGGCCCCGGTCTCGGGCACCGTTATCGCGGGGCCGGTTCGAAAGGAGCCGACTCCGGCGGCGCAGCAAGAAGGTCAGCCGGTGACCTGGAGTGGCCGTCCCACCGATCGCAATAACGCGGGTGCGTTTTTGGAGTCGGCGACGCATCTGGTCAGCATCGCCCCGTCCGACGGCACGCAGGTGCTGCTGCACTTCGATCAGGCCGAGCTGGAAGACGTGCATCTCGGCGAGGAGGTCACATTGCGATTCGAATCGATACCCGATCGGCTTTACAACGGCCGGGTTGAGTCGGTCGGAGCCGAAGGGCAGGTCTATATCGAGCCGGCTCTCGCGACGAAGTACGGCGGCGTTTTGGCGACCGAAGTCGATGAGCAGGGACGCGAACGCCTCGCCGAGCCGGTCTATGTGGGACGTGTTCGACTCGACGATGCGGACGCTTCGATCGTTCCCGGCACCCGCGGGCAGGCCCTCTTCACCCGATCGCAACGGCCGGTCGCTCGCTGGGCGTGGCGCGCATTCCGACGGGTCTTCTCGATGATTTGA
- a CDS encoding carboxypeptidase M32, translated as MDVRSAYQELTARSKKAALLRSTASVLGWEEQTYMPPNGAELRSKQLSLLAGLVHERTTDPKIGELLAECEAGDEFAEGSLEADNLREWRRDYDRSTKLPQRLVEEITETATLAQNAWVRARKEHDFHAFLPWLEKTVTLKREEADAVSDGKGLKYDALLDDYETGITTDLVAASFAELRDAIIPLVQAITESPKQADTSILKRDFPAAVQKEFSEQAAADIGFDFDSGRVDVAAHPFCSSFGPGDTRLTTRYDENFFSMAFFGTMHEAGHGIYEQNLPAEHFGTPAGESVSLGIHESQSLTWETFVGRSRPFWDHYFKPAQTAFPSVLSDVSLDDFFRAINDVRPSYIRVEADEVTYSLHILLRFELEQSLISGDLAPADVEAAWNEKFEAYFGFPVDHAANGCLQDIHWSGGLLGYFPTYALGKMYAAQLFAQARHDLGDLDGLIARGEFVPVREWLTANIHTHGRRLTPRQLIERVTGSPPSPAPLIGYLRRKFGDIYEIN; from the coding sequence ATGGATGTCCGATCCGCCTATCAGGAATTGACCGCTCGCTCAAAGAAGGCGGCTCTGCTGCGCTCCACGGCTTCCGTCCTGGGATGGGAAGAGCAGACCTATATGCCGCCGAACGGAGCCGAGCTGCGTTCGAAGCAGCTCAGCTTATTGGCGGGCCTGGTCCACGAGCGCACGACCGATCCAAAGATCGGCGAGCTACTAGCGGAGTGCGAAGCGGGCGACGAATTTGCCGAAGGGTCGCTGGAAGCGGACAACCTTCGGGAATGGCGTCGGGATTACGATCGGTCGACCAAACTTCCGCAACGACTGGTCGAAGAAATCACCGAGACGGCGACACTGGCGCAGAACGCGTGGGTCCGCGCCCGCAAGGAACACGACTTTCACGCTTTCTTGCCGTGGCTTGAGAAGACGGTGACGCTCAAGCGGGAGGAGGCTGACGCCGTCAGCGATGGAAAGGGCCTTAAATACGATGCGCTCCTCGACGACTACGAGACGGGCATCACGACCGACCTCGTCGCCGCTTCATTTGCCGAATTGCGGGACGCGATCATCCCGCTCGTGCAGGCGATCACCGAATCTCCGAAGCAGGCCGATACGTCGATCCTCAAACGCGATTTTCCCGCTGCCGTTCAAAAAGAATTCTCCGAACAGGCGGCCGCGGACATCGGGTTCGACTTTGACAGCGGTCGGGTCGATGTCGCGGCGCATCCGTTCTGCTCTTCGTTCGGTCCGGGCGATACCCGATTGACCACCCGGTACGATGAAAACTTCTTTTCGATGGCCTTCTTCGGCACGATGCACGAAGCGGGCCACGGCATCTATGAGCAGAATCTTCCCGCCGAGCACTTCGGAACACCGGCCGGAGAGTCGGTTTCGCTCGGCATCCATGAATCGCAGTCGCTCACGTGGGAGACCTTTGTCGGACGGAGTCGGCCCTTCTGGGATCATTATTTCAAGCCCGCTCAAACAGCCTTCCCGTCGGTCCTGTCGGATGTTTCCCTCGACGACTTTTTCCGCGCGATCAACGACGTCCGGCCGAGCTACATCCGAGTCGAAGCTGACGAAGTGACCTACTCGCTGCATATCCTCCTGCGGTTTGAGTTGGAGCAATCGCTGATATCTGGAGACCTGGCCCCCGCCGATGTCGAAGCCGCGTGGAATGAGAAGTTCGAAGCCTACTTCGGATTCCCCGTCGACCACGCCGCGAATGGATGCCTGCAGGACATTCACTGGAGCGGAGGGCTGCTCGGCTACTTCCCGACGTATGCACTCGGCAAAATGTACGCCGCGCAATTGTTCGCCCAAGCCCGACATGATTTGGGCGACCTCGACGGCTTGATCGCGCGGGGCGAATTCGTCCCAGTGCGGGAATGGCTCACGGCAAACATTCACACCCATGGTCGCCGACTGACGCCGCGGCAATTGATCGAACGCGTCACCGGCAGCCCTCCGTCGCCGGCACCGCTCATTGGATATCTTCGACGAAAATTCGGTGACATCTACGAGATCAATTGA
- a CDS encoding ribonuclease D, translated as MPSRLIVEQSAFDALCEEFRAAGIVAFDTEFVSEYTYRPELCLMQFATENGVYGVDPFEVADLSEWWAIMADESIGIIVHGGQAEIRFCIDLAGITPQNVIDVQIAEGFRGRSYPLGYDALVSRVLGTKPGGKQTRTDWRRRPLTKEQVDYALADASYLLDVWKKQQADLKKRGRLDWVLTECEQLIRTVEKEACRNPWDRLSGLHRLSPREFAVARSVAQWREDEARNRDRPLRRILRDDLVIDLARRHPTTTKQLEATRDFHRTEANRTPEDLISAISRGLDTPQKELVPPPAAQTPDKSPDEHMLGQLLGIALTSLCAEVGIARQLVGTAADLRHLVRWHLYEERDPPKPDLSVGWRAEVCGDLLTDLLDGKISLRVADPDSDHPLVFDRIDDD; from the coding sequence ATGCCGTCACGACTGATTGTCGAACAGTCCGCCTTCGACGCACTTTGTGAAGAATTTCGGGCGGCCGGTATCGTCGCGTTCGATACCGAGTTCGTCTCCGAATACACGTACCGCCCCGAACTGTGCCTGATGCAGTTCGCGACCGAGAACGGCGTGTACGGTGTCGATCCGTTCGAAGTTGCCGACCTCAGCGAATGGTGGGCGATCATGGCGGACGAATCGATCGGGATCATCGTGCATGGAGGTCAGGCGGAGATCCGCTTTTGCATCGACCTCGCCGGGATCACGCCGCAGAATGTGATCGACGTGCAAATTGCCGAGGGATTCCGCGGACGGAGCTATCCGCTCGGCTATGACGCGTTGGTCTCTCGCGTCTTGGGAACAAAGCCGGGAGGCAAACAAACCCGCACTGACTGGCGCCGTCGACCTCTGACGAAGGAGCAGGTCGACTACGCATTGGCCGATGCCTCGTATCTTCTTGACGTGTGGAAGAAACAACAGGCCGACTTAAAGAAACGGGGCCGGCTCGACTGGGTGCTGACCGAGTGCGAACAACTCATCAGGACGGTCGAAAAGGAAGCCTGCCGGAATCCCTGGGATCGGCTCTCCGGACTCCACCGGCTCAGCCCGCGAGAATTCGCCGTTGCGCGATCGGTCGCGCAGTGGCGTGAGGATGAAGCCCGCAATCGCGATCGCCCCCTGCGTCGCATTTTGCGGGACGATCTGGTGATCGATCTCGCCCGTCGTCATCCCACGACGACCAAACAACTGGAAGCCACGCGAGACTTCCATCGCACCGAGGCCAATCGAACACCAGAAGACTTAATCAGCGCGATTTCACGCGGCCTCGACACGCCGCAGAAAGAACTCGTTCCCCCCCCGGCCGCGCAGACGCCCGACAAATCTCCCGACGAGCACATGCTGGGACAATTATTGGGAATCGCGCTGACGAGTTTGTGTGCCGAAGTCGGAATCGCCCGGCAACTCGTCGGCACCGCGGCCGACTTAAGGCACCTCGTCCGCTGGCACCTCTACGAGGAACGCGACCCACCCAAGCCTGATCTCTCGGTGGGGTGGCGGGCCGAAGTCTGCGGCGACCTGTTGACCGATTTACTCGACGGTAAAATCTCACTTCGCGTGGCCGACCCCGATAGCGATCACCCCCTGGTATTCGATCGTATCGACGACGATTAG
- a CDS encoding OmpA/MotB family protein, producing MAEPDDDAPPGVPEWVVTYGDMMSLLLTFFIMLVSLSEVAADKKYRAIIESLHKQFGYPSAQPSAPGNYFPGNSFEERLPTLGSHLNDTNGNAGIRRPAVDGLDIRVYRSREGNPVPIGKPVVFPVGDESIPLDQRATIDEIAEVLAGKPNKVEIRGYAPQREDDPLPTTHLRVAYARARNVAARLEEQGIRRNRLRIVSLTELRTDEVEAAHEDDRVDVVSLDAFSGDFVGPRDR from the coding sequence ATGGCCGAACCTGACGACGATGCCCCGCCGGGTGTGCCCGAATGGGTGGTGACCTACGGCGACATGATGAGCCTGTTGCTCACGTTCTTTATCATGTTGGTCTCGCTCAGCGAGGTCGCGGCCGACAAGAAGTATCGCGCCATCATCGAGTCGCTGCACAAGCAATTCGGCTACCCGTCAGCCCAACCCAGCGCGCCGGGAAATTACTTCCCGGGAAACAGCTTTGAAGAGCGGTTGCCGACGCTCGGTTCGCATCTGAACGACACCAACGGCAACGCCGGCATTCGACGCCCCGCCGTTGATGGTCTCGACATCCGCGTCTATCGGTCTCGCGAGGGGAATCCCGTCCCGATCGGCAAGCCGGTCGTCTTTCCGGTCGGAGATGAAAGCATTCCGTTGGATCAACGGGCCACGATCGACGAAATCGCCGAGGTCCTGGCCGGGAAGCCGAACAAGGTCGAGATTCGCGGATACGCGCCGCAGCGTGAGGATGACCCGTTGCCGACGACGCACCTTCGTGTTGCGTATGCGCGGGCTCGCAACGTCGCCGCGCGGCTTGAAGAGCAGGGAATTCGACGCAATCGACTGCGGATCGTCTCGCTAACAGAGCTGCGGACCGATGAGGTCGAAGCGGCGCACGAAGACGATCGTGTCGATGTCGTCAGCCTCGACGCGTTCAGCGGCGACTTTGTCGGCCCACGCGATCGGTGA
- a CDS encoding UTP--glucose-1-phosphate uridylyltransferase, translating to MSDREQLLQILRPYGQEHVLNYWDELDEPVRSSLAEQVRSIDFARIKQLYESAGSHTDADASDRASRAVPPAELVEDALSHSTDELRRAKQRGIELLAAGNVGAIVVAGGQGTRLGFDHPKGMFPIGPVKGTMLFRILAQQLLARAREAGKPIPYYVMTSDATADETIACFEAEDFFGLPREDVFFFRQGNMPAVDDSTGKILLAEKGRIATSPDGHGGLLNGLQTSGALADMRERGIEFLHYHQVDNPTAIVCDPVFVGLHALRKSDVSTKVVAKVEPAEKMGVVCDVDGSTQIIEYSDMPDDIASKTDDAGELLLRWGNTAIHVFSRAFFERLCSDDSSLAFHVAHKKVPHLNDAGEPVSPDSPNAYKFEKFIFDSLPKAETALVVETDRTKEFNPVKNAEGSDSPATARAALVELYRNWLEAAGAEVADDAVIEISPLFAVDSEQLTTKIKPGQTFSGEVFLGP from the coding sequence ATGTCCGATCGCGAACAGCTATTACAGATTCTCCGTCCTTACGGACAGGAGCACGTCCTGAATTATTGGGACGAGTTGGACGAGCCCGTGCGTTCAAGCCTCGCCGAGCAGGTTCGATCCATCGACTTTGCTCGAATCAAACAGCTCTATGAGTCCGCCGGATCGCACACCGATGCCGATGCTTCCGATCGCGCCTCGCGGGCGGTGCCTCCCGCCGAGCTGGTCGAAGACGCGCTGAGTCATTCGACGGACGAACTGCGTCGCGCGAAGCAGCGCGGCATTGAACTACTGGCCGCGGGGAACGTCGGAGCGATCGTCGTCGCGGGGGGCCAAGGCACGCGGCTCGGGTTTGATCATCCCAAAGGGATGTTCCCGATCGGACCCGTCAAAGGCACGATGCTGTTTCGTATTTTGGCTCAGCAGCTTCTCGCCCGCGCTCGCGAAGCGGGCAAGCCGATTCCGTATTACGTTATGACCAGTGACGCCACCGCTGACGAAACGATCGCCTGCTTTGAAGCGGAAGACTTCTTCGGCTTGCCGCGCGAGGACGTATTCTTCTTTCGCCAAGGCAACATGCCCGCCGTCGACGATTCCACGGGCAAGATTTTACTGGCCGAAAAGGGCCGGATCGCCACCAGTCCGGATGGTCACGGCGGATTGCTCAACGGGCTTCAGACGAGCGGAGCATTAGCCGACATGCGGGAGCGGGGCATCGAATTCCTGCACTATCACCAGGTCGACAATCCGACCGCGATCGTCTGCGATCCGGTCTTCGTCGGTTTGCACGCACTTCGGAAGTCAGATGTGTCGACCAAAGTCGTCGCGAAGGTCGAACCTGCTGAGAAGATGGGGGTCGTCTGTGATGTCGACGGCTCCACGCAGATTATTGAATACAGTGACATGCCGGACGACATCGCGTCCAAGACCGACGACGCCGGCGAGCTATTGTTGCGCTGGGGCAATACGGCGATTCATGTCTTCAGCCGCGCGTTCTTCGAACGACTTTGCAGCGACGATTCTTCGCTCGCGTTTCACGTCGCCCACAAAAAGGTTCCGCACCTCAACGACGCCGGAGAGCCGGTCAGCCCCGATTCGCCCAACGCGTACAAATTCGAGAAGTTTATTTTCGACTCACTTCCCAAGGCAGAGACGGCATTGGTCGTCGAAACCGACCGCACCAAGGAGTTCAATCCAGTCAAGAATGCCGAGGGTTCGGACAGCCCGGCGACCGCCCGCGCCGCCCTTGTCGAACTCTATCGCAATTGGCTCGAAGCGGCGGGCGCTGAGGTCGCTGATGATGCTGTCATTGAAATCAGCCCGCTGTTCGCAGTTGATTCCGAACAACTGACGACGAAAATCAAACCCGGCCAAACCTTCAGCGGCGAGGTTTTTCTCGGCCCGTAG
- a CDS encoding DUF5658 family protein — MRTIRRHGGLLLTRSIPLESETAFFILVSVCDVIFTAFLLAGGTAFEANPIANWFIEGWGLNGMVGFKFGMIAFICLVVQMIAAARLHVARRILNFATYITGAVVLYSGVLLLIA, encoded by the coding sequence ATGAGGACGATTCGACGACACGGCGGACTTTTGCTGACTCGTTCGATTCCGCTGGAAAGCGAGACGGCTTTCTTCATACTTGTCAGCGTCTGTGACGTGATCTTCACCGCTTTTCTGCTCGCCGGCGGAACGGCCTTCGAAGCCAATCCGATCGCCAATTGGTTTATTGAAGGCTGGGGCCTCAATGGAATGGTCGGCTTCAAGTTCGGGATGATCGCCTTCATTTGCCTGGTGGTGCAGATGATCGCCGCCGCGCGGCTTCACGTCGCCCGGCGTATCCTCAACTTCGCTACCTACATCACCGGCGCGGTCGTGCTCTACAGCGGCGTCCTGCTGCTGATCGCTTAG